One segment of Radiobacillus kanasensis DNA contains the following:
- a CDS encoding biotin transporter BioY yields the protein MKKFNAVDISIGAIFVALMAIGANIAVWFPFLAIPIAGKSVPLSLQTFFAILAGLLLGKRLGSFSMLVYLLIGLAGVPVFAQMKAGLFILLDYTGGFLISFIFVAWASGWIVERMKKATLYTYSVAAIVGVAVNYGIGVTYMCLAMNTWLELSIGYGAAWTAMVPFLIKDFIIAIVAAVIMVRIASRLPKLA from the coding sequence ATGAAAAAATTCAATGCTGTTGATATTTCGATAGGAGCCATTTTTGTTGCTTTAATGGCAATCGGAGCAAACATTGCGGTCTGGTTCCCATTTTTAGCTATCCCTATTGCTGGAAAATCAGTACCGTTATCGCTTCAAACTTTTTTTGCTATTCTAGCCGGACTTTTACTTGGAAAAAGACTAGGTTCTTTCTCTATGCTCGTTTACCTTTTGATTGGGCTAGCAGGTGTACCTGTATTTGCTCAAATGAAGGCAGGACTTTTTATTTTATTAGATTACACAGGTGGCTTTCTTATTTCGTTCATATTTGTAGCATGGGCTAGCGGTTGGATAGTGGAACGAATGAAAAAAGCGACATTATATACATATTCCGTTGCTGCTATTGTAGGTGTAGCGGTCAATTATGGGATAGGCGTTACCTATATGTGCTTAGCAATGAACACATGGTTGGAATTAAGTATAGGCTATGGGGCTGCTTGGACAGCAATGGTCCCATTCCTAATAAAGGATTTCATTATTGCGATAGTTGCCGCTGTGATTATGGTAAGAATAGCAAGTCGACTGCCAAAGCTTGCTTAA
- a CDS encoding divergent PAP2 family protein, translating into MELFSNTPLWAALSAIVFAQVVKIPIQFVATREFKPGLAFSTGGMPSSHSAAVAALTTSIGISQGFGSPIFAVSCIFSIIIMFDASGVRRHAGEQAIVLNRLVKDFQYFVEEAKVWSEKEDYEKRKELKELLGHQPIEVFFGGISGIIIAYLFYQI; encoded by the coding sequence ATGGAGTTGTTTTCGAACACGCCACTTTGGGCTGCATTGTCCGCCATCGTGTTTGCGCAAGTCGTCAAGATACCGATTCAATTCGTAGCTACTAGAGAATTCAAGCCTGGACTTGCCTTTAGTACAGGTGGAATGCCTAGTAGCCACTCCGCAGCAGTTGCTGCCTTAACAACAAGCATTGGAATCAGTCAAGGATTTGGATCCCCAATATTTGCGGTATCTTGTATTTTTAGTATCATCATCATGTTTGATGCATCAGGAGTCCGTAGACACGCAGGAGAACAAGCCATCGTTTTAAATCGTTTAGTAAAAGATTTTCAGTATTTCGTGGAAGAAGCGAAAGTTTGGTCTGAAAAAGAAGACTACGAGAAACGAAAAGAATTAAAAGAATTGCTTGGGCACCAGCCCATTGAAGTCTTCTTCGGCGGTATTTCCGGTATTATAATTGCTTATCTTTTTTACCAGATTTAA
- a CDS encoding 3D domain-containing protein: MKIRNIGRRVMMTILFLGASYSTFATVTNVHAVDLKMGQVQTESLMQERSHKEVALSLKSFNHEKATTRYISSEQVKGPETIQEAFNFEKYPSDVVTATGYTAGYESTGKTPDHPEYGITYSGVKVKRDLYSTIAADLNVYPIGTILFIPGYGYGVVADKGGAIQGNKIDLYYPTVDAVYQEWGKQQVEVYLVKKGDGSLSESELTQLNETEALQAFRDNHNR; the protein is encoded by the coding sequence ATGAAAATACGAAATATTGGAAGAAGAGTGATGATGACCATCCTTTTTCTTGGCGCATCCTACTCGACTTTCGCTACTGTTACGAATGTACATGCAGTAGACTTAAAAATGGGACAAGTTCAAACGGAATCTCTTATGCAGGAACGTTCGCATAAGGAAGTAGCTTTATCCTTGAAATCTTTCAATCACGAAAAAGCTACCACAAGATATATTTCAAGTGAACAAGTGAAAGGTCCAGAAACGATACAGGAAGCTTTTAATTTTGAGAAGTATCCTAGTGATGTCGTAACAGCAACAGGATATACGGCAGGATATGAGTCAACAGGGAAGACACCAGATCATCCGGAATATGGAATCACTTATTCTGGTGTAAAGGTAAAACGAGATTTATATTCTACAATTGCAGCAGATTTAAATGTATATCCGATTGGCACGATATTATTTATTCCTGGTTACGGTTACGGAGTAGTTGCCGATAAGGGTGGTGCAATACAAGGAAATAAAATTGACTTGTATTATCCAACCGTAGACGCCGTGTATCAAGAGTGGGGAAAGCAACAGGTTGAAGTATATCTTGTGAAAAAAGGGGACGGTTCCTTATCAGAATCAGAACTGACCCAATTAAATGAAACAGAAGCACTTCAAGCGTTTCGGGACAACCACAATCGGTAA
- a CDS encoding YuiB family protein, with translation MIQFIVSILLFFVLFFGIGFILNMLLRSTWVMSFVYPIVVCFIVDDFPFSTYFLDTGKAFSTLWHRITILTPVDITILSAGFVGTIVAGFVIRWLRKQGYQMF, from the coding sequence TTGATACAATTTATCGTTTCTATCTTATTGTTTTTTGTTTTATTTTTTGGAATAGGTTTTATTTTAAATATGTTACTGCGATCAACCTGGGTAATGTCTTTTGTTTACCCAATCGTTGTTTGTTTTATTGTAGATGATTTTCCGTTTTCTACATACTTTTTGGACACAGGGAAAGCTTTCTCAACATTATGGCACCGAATTACTATTTTGACACCAGTGGATATCACTATTTTATCAGCTGGTTTTGTAGGTACAATTGTAGCCGGATTTGTCATACGTTGGTTAAGAAAACAAGGATATCAAATGTTTTGA
- a CDS encoding NAD(P)/FAD-dependent oxidoreductase — MNKPKILILGAGYGGIMTAIKLQKKLSRNDAHITLVNKHDYHYETTWLHENAAGTLHHDRTRIPIKDVVDTNKIEFIQDTVVELKPDDKKVILKNGELDYDYLVVGLGFEAATFGIPGLIENAFTINSINSARLIKQHIEYNFAMYNNEKEKRPERLNIVIGGGGFTGIEFAGELANRVPELCKEYDIDPKDVRMIVVEGAPTILPGFDPQLIEYAMNSLEARGVEFKTGALLKECRADGITFEKDEKQEELPTLTTVWAAGVRANSLVETSGLEHNRGKVQVQPDMRAPSHPDVFVVGDCALIMNEETGRPYPPTAQIAMQEAETIAHNLVALVHGKDELESFEFLNRGTVASLGDSDAIGVIFGDKKIFGWTASFMKKMIDNRALFKIGGVGLVLKKGKFNIF; from the coding sequence ATGAACAAACCTAAGATTTTGATTCTTGGGGCTGGATATGGCGGGATAATGACTGCTATCAAGCTTCAAAAAAAATTGAGCAGAAATGATGCTCACATCACGCTTGTAAACAAGCATGATTACCACTATGAAACGACTTGGTTGCACGAAAATGCAGCAGGTACACTACATCATGACCGGACAAGAATTCCGATTAAAGATGTAGTCGACACGAACAAAATCGAATTTATTCAAGACACGGTAGTAGAGCTTAAACCAGATGACAAAAAGGTTATCTTGAAAAATGGTGAGTTAGACTATGATTACTTAGTAGTAGGTTTAGGATTTGAAGCCGCTACATTTGGAATTCCAGGACTCATTGAAAATGCATTTACGATTAACAGTATTAACTCTGCACGATTAATTAAACAGCATATTGAATATAATTTTGCGATGTACAACAATGAAAAAGAAAAGCGTCCAGAGCGTTTGAACATCGTTATCGGTGGGGGCGGGTTTACTGGTATTGAGTTCGCTGGAGAACTTGCAAACCGTGTACCAGAGCTTTGTAAAGAATATGATATTGACCCTAAAGATGTACGTATGATTGTAGTAGAAGGTGCTCCAACGATTCTTCCTGGCTTCGATCCACAGCTTATTGAATATGCAATGAATTCTTTAGAAGCACGTGGTGTTGAATTTAAAACAGGTGCGCTATTAAAAGAATGTAGAGCCGATGGAATTACATTTGAAAAAGATGAGAAACAAGAAGAGCTTCCTACTCTAACTACAGTATGGGCTGCCGGAGTTCGTGCTAACTCTTTAGTAGAGACTTCTGGATTAGAACATAACCGTGGTAAAGTACAAGTTCAACCTGATATGCGTGCCCCATCTCACCCAGACGTATTTGTTGTTGGAGATTGCGCACTTATTATGAACGAGGAAACAGGAAGACCATATCCTCCAACAGCACAAATTGCCATGCAAGAAGCAGAAACCATTGCTCACAATTTAGTGGCACTTGTACACGGTAAAGATGAGTTGGAATCATTCGAATTTCTTAACAGAGGTACAGTAGCTTCACTTGGGGATAGTGATGCAATTGGTGTTATATTCGGAGACAAAAAAATCTTCGGTTGGACGGCTTCCTTTATGAAGAAAATGATCGATAACCGTGCCCTTTTCAAAATCGGCGGTGTAGGTCTCGTTCTTAAAAAAGGTAAATTCAATATCTTTTAA